TCTTGCCCGCCAGCTTTTCGACCTGCACCGGCCCGCTCCACCCTTCGATGGTGCAAGGCTCCAGCGGCAGATCCTTGCAGGCCTCGTAAGTCAGCAGCGCGCCCACTTCCTGGGACAACTCGCGGAAACTCTTGGTGCTCAGGTCGGCGCGCCGCATGATCCCCAGCTTGTGGCGGATCAAGGGGTGGCGGATTTCATGCACGGGCATGGCGATTCTCCAATTGCAATGGATCGAATCGTAGCGTGGCCGCGCGGCGCGGGCCAGTTGCCGGCCGCGATCAGCGATCCACCAGCCACTTGATCAGGGCGTCGTCGAAGGGCCGCACCGCGTCGGCCCGGTCGTCGTTGACGATGCTGACGACCGCGTAGCGCTTGCCGCTCGCGCTCAGCACGTAGCCCGCCAGGGCGCGCACATTGGCCAGCGTGCCGGTCTTCAGATGCGCCATGCCGCGCGTGTCCTTGTCGCGCAGGCGCCGGCGCACCGTGCCATCCACGCCGGCGATCGCCAGCGAGGACATGAATTCCGGCATGTACGGCGAATTCCACGCGACCGTCAGCAGCGACGCCAGACTGTCCGCGGAAATCCGGCCGATCCGCGACAGGCCCGAGCCGTTGTCGATGACCAGTTCCGGCATCGAAAGCCCCTGACCGGCCAGCACGCGGCGCACGACGTCGGCGCTGCTCGCCTCGTTCGCCGACCGCAGGCCCCCTTCGGCGCCCAAGGTCAGCAGAAGCTGGCGCGCCATGACGTTGTTGCTGCGCTTGTTGATGGTCCGGATGACGTCGCCCAGCGGCGGCGAATCGTGCGACGCCAGCGGCACGGCATCGGGCGGCACCAGGCCGGAGCGGACCTGCCCGGCGAACGTGCCGCCCAGCTCGCGCCACAGCAGGCGAAAGACCTCGGTGGCGAACTCCGGCTGGGACAAGGCCAAGCGGTACAGGCTGAATTCCCCGCATGAGCCGGCCACCTTGCCGGACAGGCGCAACGTGACGCCCTGCTGCGTAATGACCGGCTCCGTGGCGACCTCCGGCGAGCCGGGGCACGGCGCGTCGCTCCATTCGAGCTGGCCGCTGACCGACACGCCGGGCAAGGGCGGGTCGATGACCGGGCGCCAGCGCCGCGCGGCGGGATCCGGAATGAACAGCAGGCGCAGGGCGCCGAAGCCCACCATCAACGCGTCGGGACTGGCGTTATAAGGGCGATCCGGCGCGCCGTCGAAAGCGCCGGGGTCGCTGCCGACCGACCCGAAGATGCTGCGGTCGATCACCAGGTCTTGGATCTGCCGCACGCCGTGCAGCCGCAGGTCGCGCAGCAACGTCCAGAAGTCCTGCAACAGAAAGAAGGGATCGCCGCTGGCGCGCAAGTACAACGGGCCGGACAACACGCCATTGGCGAGCCGGGCGCCCGGGTCGGACAGGAGCTCCGTGCGCCATACATAGTTCGGTCCCAGGCTGGACAGCCCGGCCCAGGTCGTGACCAGCTTCATCACCGAAGCGGGATTGCGCGGCGCCTTGGCGTTGATCGAAAGCAGGCGTTGCCCGCCCAGTTCCTGTACGACGAGGGACAGCGACGACCCGGGCAGCTTGCTGGCGCGCCATGCCGCGGCCAGCTCGTGCGGCAGCGCGTTGGCCGAGGACGGCGCCAGACCCTGGGCCCGGACGGCTGCCGGCGCCAGCAGGCCGCCCAAGGCAGTCACGCCGGCCAATGGCGCCGCGGCGGCCATTGCCGACGCGGCTGCCGCGGCCGCCAGCCGCCGCCAAAAACGTTTTCCGACCAGGCCCAACCATCCGCTCATTCGCTGTCCGTACTCGTTGCCGGGACGCCAACACGTCGGCATGAAAAATCAACAAGGAATCGTGAAACGGCCCCGCGACGGGGGCCGTGATCGCGGCGCCGCGCCAGCGTCGCGATGTCGGACGGCCGGCCGCCAAAAGCGCCAAGCATACCGTGAAGCGCCGCCGGAACGGCTGCGCGGCCGCGCGGGGACTGCCCGCTCCGGCACGGGCGGTTCAACGGTCTACTACAATGGCGGGTTGGCTTTCCATCGTTTCCTGAAACGCGTGACCTCCCCGTCTCCCTCCTACACCCTGGCCGATTTCGATTACGATCTGCCGCCCGAACTGATCGCCCAGCATCCCAGCGCCGAGCGCGCGGGCAGCCGGCTGCTGCACCTGGATGCGCAGGGCAATCTGCACGACCGCCGCTTCGCCGATCTGGGCGAGCTGTTGCGTCCGGGCGATTTGCTCGTGTTCAACGATACGCGCGTCATCAAGGCGCGCCTGCTGGGGCAGAAGGCGACGGGCGGGCGGGTCGAAGTGCTGGTGGAACGCATCGTGGCGCCGCGCCGGGCGCTGGCGCACGTGCGCGCCAGCAAGTCCCCGGGACCGGGCACGGTGCTGCGGCTGGCCGACGCCTTCGAGGCGGTGGTCGAGGGCCGGGACGGCGATCTCTTCGAACTGGCCTTTCCCGACGATGTGCTGACGCTGCTGGACGCCCACGGCGCGACACCGCTGCCCCCCTACATTACCCATGCGCCCGACGCGGGGGACGACGCCCGCTACCAGACCGTCTACGCGCGCGAGCCGGGCGCGGTCGCCGCGCCGACCGCCGGCCTGCATTTCGACGAGCCGATGCTCGAGCGGCTGCAGGCCATGGGCATCGGCCGGGCCTTCGTCACCCTGCACGTCGGCGCGGGGACGTTCCAGCCCGTGCGCGTGGAAAAAATCGCGGACCATGTCATGCACGCGGAGTGGTACACCGTGCCGCAGGCCACCGCGGACGCCATCGGCCGCACCCGTGCGGCCGGCGGCCGCGTCGTGGCGGTGGGCACCACCAGCGCCCGCGCGCTCGAATCGGCCGCGGCGCTGCACATGCCGCTACGCGCCGCCCAGGGCGACACCCGGCTGTTCATCACGCCGGGCTACCGCTTCCAGGCGCTGGACGCGCTGATCACGAACTTCCACCTGCCTCAATCGACCCTGCTGATGATGGTCTCGGCGCTGGCCGGCATGGGACCCATCCGCCGCGCGTACGCACACGCGGTGGCGCAGCGCTACCGCTTTTTCAGCTACGGCGACGCGATGTTCATCGAGGCAGCGGCTTGACGACTATGACGACCGGACTCCAATTCGAACTGCTCGCCACCGACGGCGCCGCGCGCCGCGGCCGCGTCACCCTCAACCACGGCGTGGTGGAAACGCCCATTTTCATGCCGGTGGGCACGTACGGCAGCGTCAAGGCCATGCTGCCCCACGAGCTCGAGGAGGTCGGCGCCCAGATCGTCCTTGGCAACACATTCCATCTGTGGCTGCGCCCCGGCACGGAGATCATGCAGGCGCATGGCGGCCTGCACGGCTTCATGGGATGG
The sequence above is a segment of the Bordetella genomosp. 9 genome. Coding sequences within it:
- the queA gene encoding tRNA preQ1(34) S-adenosylmethionine ribosyltransferase-isomerase QueA; its protein translation is MTSPSPSYTLADFDYDLPPELIAQHPSAERAGSRLLHLDAQGNLHDRRFADLGELLRPGDLLVFNDTRVIKARLLGQKATGGRVEVLVERIVAPRRALAHVRASKSPGPGTVLRLADAFEAVVEGRDGDLFELAFPDDVLTLLDAHGATPLPPYITHAPDAGDDARYQTVYAREPGAVAAPTAGLHFDEPMLERLQAMGIGRAFVTLHVGAGTFQPVRVEKIADHVMHAEWYTVPQATADAIGRTRAAGGRVVAVGTTSARALESAAALHMPLRAAQGDTRLFITPGYRFQALDALITNFHLPQSTLLMMVSALAGMGPIRRAYAHAVAQRYRFFSYGDAMFIEAAA
- the dacB gene encoding D-alanyl-D-alanine carboxypeptidase/D-alanyl-D-alanine endopeptidase, translated to MAAAAPLAGVTALGGLLAPAAVRAQGLAPSSANALPHELAAAWRASKLPGSSLSLVVQELGGQRLLSINAKAPRNPASVMKLVTTWAGLSSLGPNYVWRTELLSDPGARLANGVLSGPLYLRASGDPFFLLQDFWTLLRDLRLHGVRQIQDLVIDRSIFGSVGSDPGAFDGAPDRPYNASPDALMVGFGALRLLFIPDPAARRWRPVIDPPLPGVSVSGQLEWSDAPCPGSPEVATEPVITQQGVTLRLSGKVAGSCGEFSLYRLALSQPEFATEVFRLLWRELGGTFAGQVRSGLVPPDAVPLASHDSPPLGDVIRTINKRSNNVMARQLLLTLGAEGGLRSANEASSADVVRRVLAGQGLSMPELVIDNGSGLSRIGRISADSLASLLTVAWNSPYMPEFMSSLAIAGVDGTVRRRLRDKDTRGMAHLKTGTLANVRALAGYVLSASGKRYAVVSIVNDDRADAVRPFDDALIKWLVDR